A part of Trachemys scripta elegans isolate TJP31775 chromosome 23, CAS_Tse_1.0, whole genome shotgun sequence genomic DNA contains:
- the LOC117869148 gene encoding arginine/serine-rich protein 1-like isoform X1 — MPSTPEAAQAACNILSLLVPGAPHETGPQSRGKLLLGAHQPSPAIDSLRSEDHALPRSTRSSHSSRQPSAPVRLADSPERESRRSSTPHRERRHRDKQCRRSSLDRSYRSRSRSHHYGRSGSSAHSARHHRQSSPRALLAPKCRSYDQRDDSESSTSVEYRFSSSSRSRSRGRHQHDHRRSHRSYGTVRSMATSASAPSCPSPSCTGPQEQPAPLDTQANQ; from the coding sequence ATGCCATCGACGCCGGAGGCCGCACAGGCCGCGTGTAACATCCTCTCCCTCCTGGTGCCGGGTGCGCCGCATGAGACGGGCCCCCAGTCCCGAGGGAAGCTGCTGTTGGGAGCACATCAGCCCTCTCCGGCAATAGACAGCCTGCGCTCCGAGGACCATGCGCTGCCCCGTTCGACGAGGTCCTCACATAGCTCGCGTCAGCCCTCCGCTCCAGTCAGGCTGGCTGACTCGCCTGAGCGGGAGTCTCGAAGGTCCTCCACTCCCCATCGGGAGCGCAGGCACCGAGACAAGCAGTGTCGACGCTCCTCTTTGGATAGGAGCTACAGGAGCAGATCCCGAAGCCATCATTATGGACGCTCGGGCTCGAGTGCCCACTCTGCTAGACACCATAGACAGAGCTCTCCTCGGGCATTACTGGCACCGAAGTGTCGAAGCTACGATCAGCGGGACGACTCTGAGAGCAGCACTTCAGTCGAGTACCGCTTCTCATcgtcgtcgaggtccagatctcgAGGTCGGCACCAGCACGACCATAGACGCTCCCATCGCTCCTACGGCACCGTGCGGTCAATGGCGACCTCGGCCTCGGCACCCAGCTGCCCATCCCCAAGCTGCACCGGGCCCCAAGAGCAGCCTGCACCACTCGACACCCAAGCCAATCAGTGA